Genomic DNA from Blattabacterium cuenoti:
ACATAAAAGAACTAATTATATCTCAACCGGATAATGGAGAACAAGCTTTAGAAATAGTAGATAATTTAATTAGATCTGAAGTAATAGATATAATAGTAGTAGATTCTGTTGCAGCTTTAACTCCAAAAAGTGAAATAGAAGGAGAAATGGGGGATTCAAAAATAGGATTACAAGCTAGATTGATGTCACAAGCTTTAAGAAAATTAACTTCTAGTATAGGAAAATCTAATAGTATTTTGATATTTATTAATCAATTAAGAGAAAAAATAGGAGTATATGGAAATCCAGAAGTAACTACAGGAGGAAACGCTTTGAAATTTTATTCATCTATAAGATTAGATATAAGAAAGGGAATTCAAATTAAAAATGGAGAAAAAATATTAGGAAATAGAACTAGAGTAAAAGTAGTAAAAAATAAATTATCTACTCCTTTTAAAATAGCTGAATTTGATATTATATATGGTGAAGGGATCTCAAAAGCAGGAGAAATATTAGATCTTGGAGTAGACTTAGGTATTATTAAAAAAAATGGATCTTGGTTTAGTTATGGAAATACTAGATTAGGACAAGGAAGAGATTCTGTAAAAGAATTTTTAAAAAATGATAAGAACACAATGAACAATATATACAAAAATATAATAAAATTTTAATATATAAATAAATGAAAATTACTTTTTTAGGTACTGGAAATTCTATTGGTATTCCTATTATTGGATCTAAACATCCTGTTTGTTTATCAAATAATTCAAAAGACAAAAGATTAAGAAGTTCAATTATAATTGAAATAAACAATAAATATTTTTTAATAGATTGTAGTCCAGATTTTAGATATCAAATGTTAAAAAATAATTATAATAAAATAGATGCTATTTTGATTACTCATGAACATTATGATCACATAGGAGGATTAGAAGATATTAGACCAATTAATAATAAAAATAATAAAGAATTTATATCTATTCCAATATATAGTTCACAAAGGGTATTAGAAAATATAAAAAAAAGACTTTTTTATATTTATAATAAAAAAACAAATATTATAAAAGTAAATTTATTAAAAATAGAAAAAAATTATAATTGTTTTTCAATTTTAAATGAAAAAGTATATCCATTATTTATATGGCACGGATTACTTCCAATATTAGGATTTCGTATAAAAAATTTTGCATATATAATAGATGCAAGTTTCATACCAAATTCTACTATTAGAAAACTAAATGGATTGGATATATTGATTTTAAATATTTTTAAAAAAAAACATAACAAAAATATTATTTCATTTTCTAATTTATTTTCACAAACTTTAAAATTTATTCGTACTATTCGTCCTAAAAAAGTTTATTTAACACATATTAGTAACACATTTGGATTTCATGAAAAAATACAAAAAAATTTACCTAAAAATATTTACTTAGCTTATGATGGGTTAATTATCTGATTTGTATAATAAAATTTATAAAATAACATATGCAATTTTTTAAAAAAATATTGTTTTCTACTAAAACAACTGCTATTTTATTTTTGTCATTATCTATATCAATGGCTTTTGCTACTTTTATAGAAAATAAATATTCTACCAATATAGCAAAAACATTTATATATGAATCCACTTGGTTTGAAATATTAATATTAATAATTATATTAAACTTAATTGGAAATATATATAAATATAAACTTTGGAATAAAAAAAAAATACCAATTTTAATTTTTCATTTATCATTCATAATTATTTTTATAGGAGGATTTTTATCTAGATATTTTAGTAATGAAGGAACAATTTATTTAAGAAAAGGATTTATAAATAATAAAGTTTTTTCTAATAAAAATTATATAAAAATTGGAATAAATTATAAAAATAAAAAAAAACTTTATTACGAACCTTATAATTTATCTTATTTAAATAAGAATTATGAAAATAAATTTTTTATTGATGAAAAAAATTTATTAAAAATAAAAATAATAAATTATATACCATGTGCAAAAATATTCATTTCAAAAAAAAATCCAATTGAAAAAATAATAAAAATTATTTCTATAAATGAAGGAGAAAGAATAGAATCATTTATTGAAAATAAAAAATTTCTTAAAATAAACAATATTTATTTTTCATTAAACAAAAATAATAAAAATGGAATAAAAATTTTTGAAAAAGAAGGAAAAACATATATAAAATCTACATTTCCAATTAAACGTGTTGATATGATAAATGGAAAACATTTTTTTATAAATAAAAATAAAACTAATATTTTAAAAAAAAAATGTTTATACGAAACTTATATTAATTCTAAAAAAAAAATTTATTGGGTAATACCTGAAGGTATTATAAAAGGAGAACTAAAATATGTTAAATCTTGTAAAAAAGAGGATGAAAAAAATACATCAAATATTTTTTATATTACAGCTAATATTTTTTTTCATGATAAAAATAGAATAATTAATTTTATTGGAAAAAAAAATAATATAAAAATGAGTTTACCAATTACTATTGATAATTACAAAATATCTATAGGATATGGCTCTATATATTGGGATCTTCCTTTTTATTTAAGTTTAAATAACTTTATTGTAAAAAATTACCCAGGATCTGATTTCCCATCTTATTATACTAGCAATTTAACATTGAAAGATAATAACATTAGTAAAAATTATACTATATATATGAATAAAATTTTAAAATATAAAGGATATAGACTTTTTCAATCTGGATATGATCCAGATAAAAAAGGTACACATATTATTGTTAATAATGATTGGATAGGAACTATTTTTTCTTACGTAGGATATTTGTTTATGATTATTGGAATGTTATTTACAATATTTTGTAAAGGATCTAGATTTAATTATCTTAAAAATAAATTAAAACACTATGGAAATTAATAAAAAAAATTTCTATTTTATATTTTTCATATTATTATCAATCAGTAATTTTATATATTCTAATCCATTACATAAACATAATAAAATTAACAACAATAGTAATAATGATATACATAAAAGAAACTATTATGATATAAAAAATATTTACGATTATGTTAATATATCTAAAAAACATGCAGATAATTTTGGTAGAATATTAGTTCAAGATTATAATGGTAGAATTAAACCAATTAATACTATTGCTGTTGAATTATTAAGAAAAATTTATAAAAAAGATTATATAGGAAATATAAATGCTAATCAATGGTTTATATCAATTCATCAAGATAATGTTTTTTGGATGAAAGTTCCTTTTATAAGGATAGAAAAAAATGTAATAAATGAATTATCTAAAAAAATTAATATATATGATAAAAAAAATTATGTATCATTAATGGATTTTTATACAATAGATCCAATAACATTAAAATTAAAATTTGTTTTACAGGATGATTATGAAAAATCTTTTTC
This window encodes:
- a CDS encoding cytochrome c biogenesis protein ResB gives rise to the protein MQFFKKILFSTKTTAILFLSLSISMAFATFIENKYSTNIAKTFIYESTWFEILILIIILNLIGNIYKYKLWNKKKIPILIFHLSFIIIFIGGFLSRYFSNEGTIYLRKGFINNKVFSNKNYIKIGINYKNKKKLYYEPYNLSYLNKNYENKFFIDEKNLLKIKIINYIPCAKIFISKKNPIEKIIKIISINEGERIESFIENKKFLKINNIYFSLNKNNKNGIKIFEKEGKTYIKSTFPIKRVDMINGKHFFINKNKTNILKKKCLYETYINSKKKIYWVIPEGIIKGELKYVKSCKKEDEKNTSNIFYITANIFFHDKNRIINFIGKKNNIKMSLPITIDNYKISIGYGSIYWDLPFYLSLNNFIVKNYPGSDFPSYYTSNLTLKDNNISKNYTIYMNKILKYKGYRLFQSGYDPDKKGTHIIVNNDWIGTIFSYVGYLFMIIGMLFTIFCKGSRFNYLKNKLKHYGN
- the recA gene encoding recombinase RecA codes for the protein MKEKIERKKKFLDSVLEKMNKIYGKGTVMKMGDSNLDNLETISSGSISLDIALGIKGLPKGRIIEIFGPESSGKTTLALHAITQSQKLGGFASFIDAEHAFDCFYAEKIGVNIKELIISQPDNGEQALEIVDNLIRSEVIDIIVVDSVAALTPKSEIEGEMGDSKIGLQARLMSQALRKLTSSIGKSNSILIFINQLREKIGVYGNPEVTTGGNALKFYSSIRLDIRKGIQIKNGEKILGNRTRVKVVKNKLSTPFKIAEFDIIYGEGISKAGEILDLGVDLGIIKKNGSWFSYGNTRLGQGRDSVKEFLKNDKNTMNNIYKNIIKF
- a CDS encoding MBL fold metallo-hydrolase; the protein is MKITFLGTGNSIGIPIIGSKHPVCLSNNSKDKRLRSSIIIEINNKYFLIDCSPDFRYQMLKNNYNKIDAILITHEHYDHIGGLEDIRPINNKNNKEFISIPIYSSQRVLENIKKRLFYIYNKKTNIIKVNLLKIEKNYNCFSILNEKVYPLFIWHGLLPILGFRIKNFAYIIDASFIPNSTIRKLNGLDILILNIFKKKHNKNIISFSNLFSQTLKFIRTIRPKKVYLTHISNTFGFHEKIQKNLPKNIYLAYDGLII